GCGGTTCTGGCAACGGATAAAAACACCAAGGAACTGGAGCACGAACGAAAGATTATTGATATTAAATTGAAGAAAATCAAAAAAGAAGCTGAAGGACTTGGAGAAAGAATTCAGGCTGTAACGCTTCACATTCAAGTTCAGGCAGGAGAAGAAGACAAATTATTTGGATCGGTTACTGCGCAAGATATTGTTGAAGCCCTTGAAAAGGAATCGATTTCCATTGATAAGAAAAAAATTTTATTGGAAAAACCGCTCAAAGAACTTGGCATATTTCCTGTTCCGGTCAAGCTCCATTCAGACGTAATTGCCAATCTTAAAGTATCAGTCGAAAAGCTGGCCTGAACCACCTTTATTTTGGTTCGTCCGTGATTGAACCGATTGTAGGGCAGGGAGGAGCGAGGAGGGGCACAGCCCCGGTATTCGCACTCTCTGAGCCAGGCGTCGTAATCGGGCGCGCAATGGCTTGGACTACGAGAGGCATTTCGACGATAAATAGCCACTCGCGATATTGTTGTTTATCCTCAAAACAGCGATCGATGACTTTGAAGTGAGACGTTTTCAAAGGTTTTTCAGTGCTTCCGCTCCGAACACCTATTAAACCTTTGGCAGGATCAAAAATGGGGACAAATTCGCCGCCTGTTATGGGATCTTTATAGAGTTTTCTCAGATATCTTTTTGAATCGGGGCTGTTGGGATCTTTTATCAGATCCTCGACCGAATGCGGATATCTCTTAAGTGGATTCAGATTTTTATACTGAGTAATGGCAAATCTGAATTCATTCCCCCGAAATAACAATTCCTTTTCCTTTTCACGCTTGGCGACCGTTTTCCACTGGTAGGCGACTCCGGTTAACGATATTCCGATGATCACAATAAGCGCCATCAGAGAGAGGTAGCTGAACCCGTCCCGGCCCGCGACAGTATTCCAATTGAACTTAACCATTCGTTTTAGAATAGGCTGGAAAGGGACCATTTCTAACACCCAATTTCCAAGGCCAAAACGGAACGCTTATTCATAATATCGATTGACATGTTTTTCTTAAATTGAGTAGAATTCCACAGCGATCATACCGATTTCTTTGTAATATCAGGAAAAAGAATGGCATTGAATAACCGAACTGATTTATCGTTTTATTATAACGCCGTTCGGAATTTTTTTTTAGCTTTTTTATTCATTTTTTTCAGTTTATCTTCTCTTTCCTGTCATTCTCCAGCCGCTCAAAACAAGATCCAAACCTCGTCCAATAAGTCTCTGTCCGTTGCAAAAACCCGTTTCTTGCCTGTCTGGACAAATTACCAGTTAAACGCCGGTGTTCACGCGATTGCATTTGAAGAGCCCCTGATTTGGGTAGGGACGGAACAAGGAGTGATTGTTTATGATACGGCGACCGAAAAAGTGATTAAAAAATTCGACAATAAAAGCGGTCTTCTTTCAAACGACGTGACATCCATCGAAATTGACTCGAACGGCAATAAATGGGTCGGAACCCATGGAGGGGGACTGGTCATCATTGGGGAGGGGCGCAAAAGGGAGATTAAGAAAATCTACAATGTCCCGTTACTTGCCGATCCCTTTGTTTATAAGACACTTTTTGATTCCAAAGGGAGGCTCTGGGTGGCGACCTGGAAAGGGGTTAATCTTTATGACGGAAAGCGCTGGATGAAGTTTACGAAGGAAAATGGCCTGGTTGATAACTGGGTCTATTCATTGGGGATCGATCCGAAAGGAACCCTCTGGTTCGGGACCGAAGGGGGAGTCAATTCGTTTGACGGGACGCGATGGGAGACGTTCACTCACCAGAATGGCCTTGGAGCTGAACTGAAAGATATTCCTGAATTTGAAAAAATAGTCAATGCCAGCAGGCACCATGCGTCAACACCCGGCAAGGAAGCTGAAGGGTATAATCCGAACTATATTCTTTCTTTGGCCATTGATCAAAACGGGACGAAATGGTTTGGCACGTGGGGAGCGGGATTATCGCGGTTTGACGGGAAAGTCTGGAAAAATTTTACCATGAAGGATGGGTTACCGGGCAATTTTGTTGCCGATATTTCTGTGGATTCTGACAATGGTCTGTGGATTGGAACGGAAGGAGGCATCGGCTATTTTA
This is a stretch of genomic DNA from Nitrospirota bacterium. It encodes these proteins:
- a CDS encoding type II secretion system protein — translated: MLEMVPFQPILKRMVKFNWNTVAGRDGFSYLSLMALIVIIGISLTGVAYQWKTVAKREKEKELLFRGNEFRFAITQYKNLNPLKRYPHSVEDLIKDPNSPDSKRYLRKLYKDPITGGEFVPIFDPAKGLIGVRSGSTEKPLKTSHFKVIDRCFEDKQQYREWLFIVEMPLVVQAIARPITTPGSESANTGAVPLLAPPCPTIGSITDEPK
- a CDS encoding 50S ribosomal protein L9; this encodes MKVILKEDVDHLGKMGTLVEVKDGFARNYLLPNRKAVLATDKNTKELEHERKIIDIKLKKIKKEAEGLGERIQAVTLHIQVQAGEEDKLFGSVTAQDIVEALEKESISIDKKKILLEKPLKELGIFPVPVKLHSDVIANLKVSVEKLA